The genome window ATCTAGCTGATAGATTTACATGAGTTCCTAGTAGAGAAGAGTTAAAGGAGTACACGATACGTGTCCAAATGCGGTTTTCCATTTTAATTGACTGCTCAAGAAACGCCGTTTCTCTCTTATTGCCATTGTGTGAAAGCTACCGTTTAAAACTACAGAATTTCTTATATTTACGTATGTTTCAATTGAATTTATCACTACGATTACTTGTCGGTcgtaataatgtacaaaatttgTGACTAACTTCCCTTGTTAAAAATGTTGTTCAATTTTAAGTAAGAACAACATTAGTTTTAGCTACGTGAAAAGTgagtaaattaaaaaacacattgtACTGTGATAGGATACTAGATTTATAAAAATTACCGACGTTGTACGTCACGGTTTAGTctaagtttattattatgtgtataGACATCACGAATAACCAAAAAATAGATAGGGCGAAGCTTTAACTGCATTTGTGATCATGTCACTGAATAAGATGAAGCTATATTGAATCTCCTTAGTAATCGTGACATTTATACTCATTTCCATGCTGTTGTCGAAGACTGCAGTTTTCTTTAGAAGACTGGCTTACCACAACAGGCTTGTATCATAGCACTACATTTGTAAATGTCCCTATAACTAGAGCCGGCGAACACGATTGTTATTCGAGTTGTTTATACATGTCCTCTATTTGGGGTTTGAAGTAGTTCCTGATCTCGGGTCTCTTCGCCTTCATGGTCGGTGTCAGTAGGCCGTTCTGCACTGAGAATGGGTCCGGGTGCAGGTAGATGTCCTTTACctgtaaaaatagttttaatatcagatttcataaaatatgcCTAGACGAGAGCGTCCACAATGCCAAAGCGTAAGAAACTCGAAACTATTATGTTCAAAACGGATTTTGACTGTAAATATGCAATCTTAATTATGTGTAGGTGATTTGATCGAAACagtctttatttataataaaatcccCAAGATACCGGACTAATTATAGTCTGTTAGTgttatatttacattaaaattattgtttCATAGTTAAATAGCTTATCAAGGACAGAAGGTATAGTTTAGATCAAAAGGTAGTATAACTTGACAAAAGTCTAGTATGAAACAAATACgatcgtgaaaaaaaaataacaattgacCTATATAAATGTTGTACAGAAGAAATATCTCTTACCTGCTCAAAGGTCTTCAAGCCAGCGGACTTGCCCCACTGCAGCATGTCGTCCAAGATCATCTTCTTGACCTTTTCGTTTTCACAGAGCGCGGAGAATGTGCCCTTGATGCCGCACTCGAGGGCCCAGCACTTGACCACGTCCACGTCTGGCACCACCACGGCTACCACGCATGACTGGAATAAGATGGCAACATTCTAGAGCTGTGCGTGACTCAAGCGGAATCACAAGGGGTTTCTGCCAGCCAGCTGATTTATTGATGTTATTTTGTCTTTCAACTTATGACGTGGTTCTTTTAACGACAAGACTTTGAAAACCATGTCCCGCTTTCTAGACCTGTCAACACTTCAAATAAAAATGGgccttgtatgtgtgtgttgatTTAACGTAacatataatatgtaagtaaatatctCACCTTCAAAGATTCGCCGTGAACAAACACTTGTTCAACGTACTGACTCCTTATGTAAATGTTTTCTATTTTCTCAGGAACTATGTATTCGCCTTGCGATAGCTTGAAGATGTGTTTTCTTCTGTCGATGATTTTGAGAGTGCCATTctgaaagaaataatatataacttgttattattttatggaACCTACAGTCGTTAAGTTAATAGGTTTACAAAGTATAAATTTACCATGTTGGTATAGATAGAAGAAATCTACGGCTGGTGGTAAGGAATAGACAGTAGGTATTTTTACAAATTTTTCATAAGGGGATCAAGTTGGATTCCTTTTGGTGTTTTTGCTACCATAAAGCTTCAGTTTTACATATATTTAACAGAAATTAAAAGGCTAATTAACAACAATAACATGCGTAAATACAAAAATTTACAACATCACGTGGAACGAAATTCTCttcattttagaatataattaaaaaaccgTAAACTAGTAGAAACTGGTAAGTTATAGTTACATATTCATCATTTAAAAGTTATCAAAGATTTATCTTTCAATACCAAATCTCTATCAAGGTAAGTTTGGTTTGGAGATAAATATTATCTTTGTCTGTAAACTGTTAAGTGCCACTGAcgtacctataaataaatattatcatgACAAATACAATATTGGTCaacaaaaatttagtatcgatcgccatcgactcgcaaagaagaaagTGAGACATACAAATTATAGTATGACAAACAAGATATTTTTGGGGATCTTCTtgaaacttattttattattgataactTACAATTCTTGACTTAACTCAAAAGATGAAACAATATATTCTTTGTTATTTCCTATTATGAGGTACCTTcgttataaaattatcaatatttAAATTCGTGTCGAcaagaaatcattatttttttcttgattttaatTTCTATGCGCGATTACCATAATTATTCCACTTTTGCCGTGCCAGCTTAGCGTATCGAAAGCTTTACACGTGCCGGTTGATCCTTAACACGTTTTCCATCGGTCATTCCCGTCATACATAACACGTGTAGTAAATGCCTACTCTTGACCTTGCCTTCATTTGAGTACATTGATAGAGCGGCGGTGGGGCCTTTAAAAAATGCGGTCTTCTGTAGGCGgacaaaaaaacaaagtaactcACAAAAAGCCTTTCGAGCCCAATTATTTAAATCTAATATTAGTTCGGTATCTTTGACATTgtaatgattttattatttttcgattTGGTGTCAACAAACTTTATTCAGCGTCCATATTTAGTCGTTGGGGCCGTAAAGGACAGATATTGTAAAAACATACCTGCctacagttttttttacatcACTGGGCTGGATATGACGAAATCCTAAAggttatattaagtacattataataatagaaGGAGGAAGTGAAgtcaacaaaaaatattctttcaGATAGCCGACATTGAGTTTCAACATAACTTCCGTATTGGCAGTGCGCCTTAAACAGCTTTGCCCCATACCCTAAATCATGTTAATCCTGTAAGAATTTTGAAAATTTGTCTTTCTTTGGAATTGGCTTTTATGAGTCGATTTATTCAGGGTTTGAATCAAgacatttctttttatatatttgcgAATTTTTGGAAATAGAGTATGTCTGTTGCGTCGAGCAGTGGCACGAACCTATCGGctgcttatgtttatgtaatgctGTTACTAAAATTAAGCAGGAGGTGTGTCTTACCGGTAGCCATTTCCCGATATCGCCAGTGTGATGCCAGCCGTCCTGGTCGATGACCTCCTTGGTTTTCTCCGGCTCTTTAAAGTATCCCTTGAACACGTTGGCGCCCTGCACGCACACCTCGCCTTGTCCCTGCGCCGCGTAGTACTCCATTTCGGGCACGTCCACGagctaaaatattttgttacctaTGTATTATTTGGACTAggatttggttaggacattgcaggctgatcacccaattgtccaattgatccgtgcttctgagggcacgttaagcagtctgTCCCGGCtacaatttatttacttatgtaaatatgtagtcattacatgagccatattaggggcctttggcggctcagtaccACCCtggcaccaaggttgatgacTTCACAATGCACACAAGAGAAGAATATTATTAGGGCTGGTTGAGAAGTCACTTATTTTATCTTCTATTTAATATATACGTGTTGACTTtagtaataacataatattattaattatatgcTTTAGTATATATTTTAGTGGCGTAATTCTTGCTACTAGATACTCTCATGAAAAATGACAGAGGTTTTCGGAAATTTCTGAAAAAGCAACTTAAACTCTTCTTAATAACAAAATCTTGGTATACCCATTATTTAGTTCTTGATAAAAATGACAAGGGCATGAATAACCGTTGTCAGTTATTGGTGATAAAGTACTTCAATATTGTTGTTTTCTCGGTGGTGAGGTGAGCTTACCTTCACTTTGCAACAAGCGACGGGAGGCCCGACATGTTCAGGGACGTGGTCTCCCTGAACGGTAAGAGTCACTGGCGCAGTGCACTCGGTCTGTCCGTAGCCTTCGACGATCTGTTCATAATGATGAAAATCATTAGAAGTTTTTATAATGGTTATGTAGATTTAAAATAGAATGCATCCTAGCAACTTTGTCAGAATGTAAATGACATGAACGGTGTATTTTAAGTGATTGAAGATGTCGCAGAAAGAAATATTCTATTGAAGTTTTAAATTCAAGTTCAGAAAGTAGCATATATTTCGTTTTATTACAAAAGACATTGAACTCTTGAATTCAACAAAAATCTCCAATACTAGCACACcgatacttacatattttacaaATACTTAGTAGTTACATAGTGATTAAAAAGACACGAAACGAAATTGTATAACATTTTGAAACTCTTCAGACTTTAAACATGGCAGATAgacaacataataaataggtGTTATGATGTGAATAGCtaagttaagtaggtatttctgtTTCTAAGTAATTTGCTAAAAGTATGGAAATAAACATCGTGAGTAAAAtcggtttatatgtatattgcGAGTGTTTATAGCTAAGATCAAACGATCTTACGATATACCAACGCCAGCTAATTCTTGTATTACCAAATGATTACTTTTACAGCCTATAAAACGGTTTCTTACTGCCCTCTAAACCTCAAAGCCGTAGGAAACAGTcatcaaataaaatttataatggcAATGTAaaatacgtaatattttataaataatttgatgtTGACAGTAGCTAGGGCATTATATTGTTAAGACGATTCGGATACAGAGCCTAAATAAACAGACAGTACTATCAAAACGGGGGTATTTTATAGCCCTAGCCGTGGCTAGTGAAGTAAACAATGGACTTATCCAAAATCAACAAGCGTCGGTCTCAATATAATGCAACAAATATCCTTGATAGTTATTTCTACGCAAATTGATCAAAGTGTAGGAATATTTCATAGTAACTACATTGGGTAACCTTAGAAATAGTTTCAAATATTTTGATTGGAAATATATTCATGAATTTAGTATCTTAAAATACGTTTGCGATTTGCGCATTTCCGGATATCGAAATTTGGACTAGAAACTGGCGTTGAGATCTACGTATGAGTAAATATAAATCAATCAACAACAAACATCTACCTACGACTGCTTGCTTATCTCATAGACGATAAATCTAGGTGAGATATGTTTCCGAATTTTCCGATGTTGTGAGTTTCGTTTTAAACTCAAATAGATCTAAGACATTTATATTACAGTTATTTATATAGCACTTAGTGTTCCACCGTAATTTCTTTGTTCTTAATTTTGTCTTATTATATCACTTTCGGTATCGTACAATCTCATCTGTAGCCATCATTTTACTTAAATTGACGATTATTTTAGCTCAAATATCTTACAGCAAGACAATTTAATATACAAAAATTCTGCGCAAAATATGGTAAATATCGTAAAAAGTAGCACGAGTCTACTATAACCTCGTAGGTCCAGGTTTCCAGATACAATTTAAATataagcattattattattattattttatggattaaaattcataaataagttacttaaatagaaaaattaaaacgtttCTGTCACCTTTAAATCCGTCCTTGCGTTCGTGTTTACTAATTAAAGACAaatctagaactaacgaaaaacattttctttttccattAAGTTAAGCATTATTGAATATACCAATGCATCAGATAAAACCACGAACTTACCAGACATCCAAGAGCGCAGCGAGCGAAAGTCAGCACATTGCCGGCGAGCGGAGCAGATCCCACCACCATGATGCGCAGTCTGCCACCCATGCCCTCGCGCACCTTGCGGAACACCAGCTTGTCCCAGATAGAATCTCCGCGGACAATGCCTCTGCaggaaaaataatgttttagtttaattttacattaattctgtattattgtttatttatttattctagatttatttattttttaaaaaatatatctttatttttaatataaatatctgTTGGTTTCAGGTTTTTTCTCTTAAATTTTCAACCGATAGCAAAACTCCAAACTTGGTATCcttgaatatttttttcgcaTGGAACTAACAGACGCTACTTTACGTAATTGCTCTTGTTATTTTAGAAGGTGATTTCACCTAAAGTTGATAAAAGtatgaatttataaataatttgaaatatgTATCGTTAATACAACAAATATTTGGGGatcacataaatattttaaagctaACGCCGGGCACGGAGAAGAGGAAATCAAATATGAATTTGTTGGTTGATGGGACAGCTAACCTCTTCAATTCTGACTCTTTAGCTGACAACGCCATATTGAAAAGCAACTTCTTGATTTTCGAGTTGGATATTTCAGATTGCGCTTTGTCGTATAGTCTGTTTAGTAGTCGAGGTACAGCAGGCATCATGGTGGGTTTTAGAGCTGCCAAATCATCGGCGAGTCTTCGGATGTCACCGCTGTAGAAACCAACAGCTCCACCTACCATGTAGAGAGCGTTCTGAAACAAATATATTGTTTGGTTTACATATTgttatagtaataaattatattattgaagcCACCTTTCAATGACggtaaatacaaaaattttgACGCTTCATTCAATAAAATTACTATACACTTCTGTTACGGAACTACAGATAGAAAATATAACATCGTATGAAACATCACCAtgcatctcatcatcatcatcgcatCGCATCGTGCATCATGGTTTGATGAATGtgcaggaagcaagataagtgtgtcaggatcgaagcaaatggaattccatagtctctgtttacctaggtgggaaataggcgtgagtttatgtatacagggtgttagtgacatcgtaacgaaaactttgagggatgattcaggccatgattcttagttgatatcaagtggaattttccgtcgcaaaagtatggaccggaaaataatttaaaaaaacataaaaaaaaatcataaattttccgacaggaaattccacttaatatcaactcagaatcatggtctgaatcatccccctcagtattcgttacggtgtcactaacacccatacctacttgtatggctacctgtatgtactggtaaggggtgtaagtgacatcgtaacgaatactgagggggctggtttagctcattattctgagttaatatcaagtggaattttcaatcgcaaaattatagaattgaaaataattacaaaaaactaaaaaaaaacatgaattttgcgacggaaaattccacttgatattaactcagaatcatggtctgaatcatccctcaaagttttcgttacgatgtcactaacaccctgtatatgtctcATGCGAAACGTATTAATCTTCTTGCTTTATAAGTTACAACCTTGTAACTAAGTACTGAAGCATTTTCATCCGAATAATAATGCTATCGCTACGAGAAATAATATTGCGCCAACCAATACACAACATGCAGTGATAACTTACTTCACAACACCGCTCCAGCATGTGTGCGAGAGGCAGGAAGGAGATCATGACGTCATGCTTCGACGGCCGATGTTCTCCAAGTTGCATGATCACACTGCACACTGACGCTACAACGTTCTCGTGTGTCAACATAACGCCTTTTGGCATTCCCGTCGTTCCTGACGTGTAGCAGATCGTGCAAATGCTTTCTGGTTTCGGTGGCTGAAACAAAAATTCCATCATTTAGATAATTTGCATCTAGATGACTTATCAGGAACTGCTGGTAGAAAGAAAACGAATCTATTTTCTTGGTCAAGAAACGTGAAATATCTGTACGATTCTAGTATTAATCAAAGAAATACATATAACGGTAGTTGATTGCCTATCATCAAATTATGAATGTCATTCTTTTTTCCGGTGAGACATCCTCCGTAAACTTATCATAATTAATTCAATTTCCAACTATAATTCGTCTGTATGTAAGACATTTACAACTACCATCGTATGGTAGGTTTGAGTGTTAACACTCATGATTTATTTGAAGTAATTATAGCTCTCAATAATGATAGACAGTCAATTAATGTTTGGATACTATTGCATATGCTCGTATGTATCTATTTGTCTTACACTAGCTAGGAACTTTCCCTTTCGTTACAGGTAATGAATCTATCACCATACGCTCTGACTCATTAACATGCTATGACTCTATATTTGTCACAGTCACGCGGAATGTTGTATCTATCGATGCAGTGTTTCTTAAATATTAAATGGATAACGCGCTCTGTTACATCATCAAACAGAATTTAGGGTGCAGATGTTTGCAGCTAGCATTTGGAATCCTAATCATAATTAACCTCAAATACaacaaataattatgtaattaattattttggtGTTATGTTTTATCATGAAgtgttttaatatttgtttattaaacaTTACTTACGACACAAGGATGATCTTTTTGTGCTCCTTGGAATTCAACGTCACTGAATTTGATTATTTCCACGCCACGGCTCTTGGCTCTTTGATGCGTAGAAGGCGACACTTCCTTAATAGTAATCAATTTTCTTAAGCACCTCGGTGACTGATCGAGAAGGAGATTGGCTTTCTTATCGTCCTCGCATACGACCACAGACATTTCAGCTGGAAATATAAACgtattgttaaaaatattttcaaggtTGCACAAATGACTTCGCGAatatgttccgaatatccggtTGGCACTACTTTTTTGACACTGGTGTCTAAAACATGATGATTGTGTCATGACAAGTTGATTAATATGAATAAACATGTAAAAATGCGAAGGTaataaacaaaagtaaactATTGTTTATTACCTTCGTTAAAATAAATGCACtaagtactaaataataaaaaaaaacattgtacatACTTTGATTTACAATGAAGGCACATGCGTTGGCTCCTAATGTGTCATACAATGGGACAATGACCATAGAATAGCAGTAGGCGGCTTGTTCTGTCATTATCCATTCTGGACAGTTTTGTGAGTAAATACCTGAAATTAACCACGTTTTATCACCATCAGTGCCAATTTATTGAAGGATACATAAAAGATAAATGGTAGGTAGTTAATATACATTTCGATGAACGAAAATAAACCGGCACTTTCGCAATTGGATTTCAGCAGTATTATCGGATATTGCGCTGtggcaatatattattattatgtgcttCACGTTTCCAACCGAGTTCAAAATATTTGCACTTATAGGAATTTATGGGCAAGCGTATTTTCTTGTTGTATAATTGACTTACCCACGAAAGTGTTTTGACCAGGAGTAAGACCTTGGCATATAAGGCCGGAACCGAAGTTTTTCGCTCGGAGCAGAGTCTCGTTGTAGTTCTGCCACACGTACGGCTTGTTTGGTCCCTCACGCCAACCAAGGCAGTTGCCATTATCTGTAAAAAGCTTTGTTATTTAGCACTTACTATaaattaaagattttatctCGTTCATTTATCACTTAATCTCGTCAGTTCTTACAAAGAGACTTAAGGAATATTCCGATGCTCATAAAGTGGTTTTGCTCTCATTTTTCATTAACACGAGTAActaaacgaaataaaaaaatgaagcaaCTTGTCCCGGCTACTCTAGTAGCATATAAATTACGTTTAACTGTATCCTGTAAACCTGTTGGTGAACATgttaacaatattttgtaatacACGGGTATTATCGTATTTATCTTTAACGAGCGGAAATGTGGAAGGAAATGAGGCGGTCCTAGAATTGTGCCTTGCGGCACTCTGCAGACGTTGCAATTGTGAGAGAGCAATTTTCTTGCCCTCACTGCGGGCGATAGACAAAATGTTgcttaaagataaataattaatacgtaaTTTATGCAGTCGTGAGACGTTGCTCTGGTTCATAGATATATCTCTAGTAATGACTTAGCCCTAGGCAAATTGATAGCAGCAGCATGAATAAAACATTAAGAACTTACTTGATTCTTTAACCCCTCGGCGGAAGGTTTCGTAAAGTGTTCGTGTGTCTTCGTGAAGATATCGTAGGAATCGACCATTTTTTGCTTCTTTATAGAATTTGGACACGCGAACCATCTCAGGTCCCTGTAAATAACatacatttaaaattattatatggaattttataattattttaaataacagtaagtatacttatacaaaatataGAGTAAATAGTCAATAAAAGGTCAATGAATTGAAACCTCACAACAAACGAGAAACTAATCAGTTGTAATCTTGTTATCTGTGCTACTCGCAGACATAAATCACTTGAATAACGCAACGTTGTCGTAATGAGATATACAAACACCGTGACATAAACATTCCTGTCTTGAAATAGTGACACTAAAACCTGTGCAACTGAACCTCATATCTTCGAAGTCACTAAAAGCTTATGCAAATAACTTTTCCGTTAACCTAAAGACATATTTGGCCTACTAACTCCGAATCTTGGAAGCATGGAGCACTTTTACAGACAAcggtatattatttatgtttggtACAACGATAAATGGAATAAAGAACGGGTCAAAATCagaaataataagaaaacatattttaaattgtcatggtttaaaatattatgtcattAGAATAATATCTAAAGTCAGCTTAAAAATCAGTTTTATGAATAACAGAGTCATTCACCCTATAGATACAATTTGTAAGTAATGTATTACCAATCTTCTTTTTCTAAGAAGAAGAGAATAAAGGCGGTGTCTTTTGATTCACAAGTTTATGCAAATCCACGGCTTAGCGTACCTACCCCAACGACGTTACAACTTATGACTGTGAAAACTTTATTTCATATATTGAATAGCCAATGATAGAAAACTAAATAGAGGAAGCATGACGATTCAGTATTCTATTCAAAAAGGTTAAACGGAAATTATAATAGGTAGACGCCAACAAAATTCTACGGACGCCGTATAATCGCGTATTTATAGCGAAACTCTTGTGACACTGCGTGTAACATTAATTTGTCTTTCTATTTCTGTTTCAACTAGACGgctgtaaatatttaaattttacgaATTGCGTAAACTTGACTTTGAACACTGAAACTCAAGGAATTATTCAttgttaaataatattactgcATTTTATGATATATTGCGTATGTTATTGCATACTAACGAAACCTAAATACAATAGGTAGTTTAATATGTTTGTTGAACTAAAATCCTTTAACTTAACTCTAGAAAGAAGTACCTATATGTACTTGAAAAGAGTAATATCAATAATTTTAACCATATTAATAAGGTTACATAGAgaataatgatacatacaaaaactactTTACTGACTAAAGTAAGTCGAGAGGCGTCTACTTCCACAAACCTGTTAACTCATTAATCTTATAGGATAGCCATGAACGGGACAGCTCTGGATAACGCCACAGACTCTGTTGGCAACTAAAAATACGGTGTCTCCGAAATACTTGACATTGTAAACACGTTGGCTCGCAACTATTTCCGCAAGAACTCTTAACGA of Pectinophora gossypiella chromosome 16, ilPecGoss1.1, whole genome shotgun sequence contains these proteins:
- the LOC126374074 gene encoding long-chain-fatty-acid--CoA ligase 1 isoform X4; this encodes MACCNCCIGVPPIRPPIILTDQSEALKGPEMVRVSKFYKEAKNGRFLRYLHEDTRTLYETFRRGVKESNNGNCLGWREGPNKPYVWQNYNETLLRAKNFGSGLICQGLTPGQNTFVGIYSQNCPEWIMTEQAAYCYSMVIVPLYDTLGANACAFIVNQTEMSVVVCEDDKKANLLLDQSPRCLRKLITIKEVSPSTHQRAKSRGVEIIKFSDVEFQGAQKDHPCVPPKPESICTICYTSGTTGMPKGVMLTHENVVASVCSVIMQLGEHRPSKHDVMISFLPLAHMLERCCENALYMVGGAVGFYSGDIRRLADDLAALKPTMMPAVPRLLNRLYDKAQSEISNSKIKKLLFNMALSAKESELKRGIVRGDSIWDKLVFRKVREGMGGRLRIMVVGSAPLAGNVLTFARCALGCLIVEGYGQTECTAPVTLTVQGDHVPEHVGPPVACCKVKLVDVPEMEYYAAQGQGEVCVQGANVFKGYFKEPEKTKEVIDQDGWHHTGDIGKWLPNGTLKIIDRRKHIFKLSQGEYIVPEKIENIYIRSQYVEQVFVHGESLKSCVVAVVVPDVDVVKCWALECGIKGTFSALCENEKVKKMILDDMLQWGKSAGLKTFEQVKDIYLHPDPFSVQNGLLTPTMKAKRPEIRNYFKPQIEDMYKQLE
- the LOC126374074 gene encoding long-chain-fatty-acid--CoA ligase 5 isoform X2, with translation MKRHTILNLTIVSEIDQYLWMVGGSAGALALTGAVAASAFYLSTRPKPEKPLVTLHEQSLLEAGPEMVRVSKFYKEAKNGRFLRYLHEDTRTLYETFRRGVKESNNGNCLGWREGPNKPYVWQNYNETLLRAKNFGSGLICQGLTPGQNTFVGIYSQNCPEWIMTEQAAYCYSMVIVPLYDTLGANACAFIVNQTEMSVVVCEDDKKANLLLDQSPRCLRKLITIKEVSPSTHQRAKSRGVEIIKFSDVEFQGAQKDHPCVPPKPESICTICYTSGTTGMPKGVMLTHENVVASVCSVIMQLGEHRPSKHDVMISFLPLAHMLERCCENALYMVGGAVGFYSGDIRRLADDLAALKPTMMPAVPRLLNRLYDKAQSEISNSKIKKLLFNMALSAKESELKRGIVRGDSIWDKLVFRKVREGMGGRLRIMVVGSAPLAGNVLTFARCALGCLIVEGYGQTECTAPVTLTVQGDHVPEHVGPPVACCKVKLVDVPEMEYYAAQGQGEVCVQGANVFKGYFKEPEKTKEVIDQDGWHHTGDIGKWLPNGTLKIIDRRKHIFKLSQGEYIVPEKIENIYIRSQYVEQVFVHGESLKSCVVAVVVPDVDVVKCWALECGIKGTFSALCENEKVKKMILDDMLQWGKSAGLKTFEQVKDIYLHPDPFSVQNGLLTPTMKAKRPEIRNYFKPQIEDMYKQLE
- the LOC126374074 gene encoding long-chain-fatty-acid--CoA ligase 5 isoform X3, which codes for MSKLSEIDQYLWMVGGSAGALALTGAVAASAFYLSTRPKPEKPLVTLHEQSLLEAGPEMVRVSKFYKEAKNGRFLRYLHEDTRTLYETFRRGVKESNNGNCLGWREGPNKPYVWQNYNETLLRAKNFGSGLICQGLTPGQNTFVGIYSQNCPEWIMTEQAAYCYSMVIVPLYDTLGANACAFIVNQTEMSVVVCEDDKKANLLLDQSPRCLRKLITIKEVSPSTHQRAKSRGVEIIKFSDVEFQGAQKDHPCVPPKPESICTICYTSGTTGMPKGVMLTHENVVASVCSVIMQLGEHRPSKHDVMISFLPLAHMLERCCENALYMVGGAVGFYSGDIRRLADDLAALKPTMMPAVPRLLNRLYDKAQSEISNSKIKKLLFNMALSAKESELKRGIVRGDSIWDKLVFRKVREGMGGRLRIMVVGSAPLAGNVLTFARCALGCLIVEGYGQTECTAPVTLTVQGDHVPEHVGPPVACCKVKLVDVPEMEYYAAQGQGEVCVQGANVFKGYFKEPEKTKEVIDQDGWHHTGDIGKWLPNGTLKIIDRRKHIFKLSQGEYIVPEKIENIYIRSQYVEQVFVHGESLKSCVVAVVVPDVDVVKCWALECGIKGTFSALCENEKVKKMILDDMLQWGKSAGLKTFEQVKDIYLHPDPFSVQNGLLTPTMKAKRPEIRNYFKPQIEDMYKQLE
- the LOC126374074 gene encoding long-chain-fatty-acid--CoA ligase 5 isoform X1, which produces MGSGKFGFNVKKDKVTVTSDKTEFSVKEKCSKIKKKLKKTEKKKTEVTQREKKIWWYQCSSLSEIDQYLWMVGGSAGALALTGAVAASAFYLSTRPKPEKPLVTLHEQSLLEAGPEMVRVSKFYKEAKNGRFLRYLHEDTRTLYETFRRGVKESNNGNCLGWREGPNKPYVWQNYNETLLRAKNFGSGLICQGLTPGQNTFVGIYSQNCPEWIMTEQAAYCYSMVIVPLYDTLGANACAFIVNQTEMSVVVCEDDKKANLLLDQSPRCLRKLITIKEVSPSTHQRAKSRGVEIIKFSDVEFQGAQKDHPCVPPKPESICTICYTSGTTGMPKGVMLTHENVVASVCSVIMQLGEHRPSKHDVMISFLPLAHMLERCCENALYMVGGAVGFYSGDIRRLADDLAALKPTMMPAVPRLLNRLYDKAQSEISNSKIKKLLFNMALSAKESELKRGIVRGDSIWDKLVFRKVREGMGGRLRIMVVGSAPLAGNVLTFARCALGCLIVEGYGQTECTAPVTLTVQGDHVPEHVGPPVACCKVKLVDVPEMEYYAAQGQGEVCVQGANVFKGYFKEPEKTKEVIDQDGWHHTGDIGKWLPNGTLKIIDRRKHIFKLSQGEYIVPEKIENIYIRSQYVEQVFVHGESLKSCVVAVVVPDVDVVKCWALECGIKGTFSALCENEKVKKMILDDMLQWGKSAGLKTFEQVKDIYLHPDPFSVQNGLLTPTMKAKRPEIRNYFKPQIEDMYKQLE